A section of the Paenibacillus aurantius genome encodes:
- a CDS encoding sulfatase-like hydrolase/transferase, whose translation MTQAKRNGKPNVIVFFTDQQRWDTTGAHGNPMGLTPNFDRMAARGTHLAHSFTCQPVCGPARSALQTGLYPTTTGCYRNNIPLPPDSRTLAHEFRDAGYRTGYIGKWHLAAEEPVSEPKRGGYEYWLAANSLEKSSDAYDTVVYNNDSRRIKLPGYRVDALTDAAIRYIDERKEDAFFLFISYLEPHHQNHLDDYPPPDGYRELFTGGWVPPDLASLSGTAHQHLGGYYGMVKRIDEALGRLLDALKSLKLDRNTIVLFTSDHGCHFKTRNKEYKRSAHESSIRIPTAVCGPGFEGGGQVRELVSLIDLPPTLLDAAGIDIPAIMQGRSVMPLLRGRKDPGWPDDVFVQFSEDHVGRAVRTQRWKYSVVDRTPDSGKQPGSLRYEDECLYDLQADPYELTNLVGLSSHREVVRIMRERLNRRLVAAGESAAEFVSASERPGGQRRVAAEELDL comes from the coding sequence ATGACGCAGGCGAAACGTAACGGCAAACCCAACGTGATTGTCTTCTTCACCGACCAGCAGCGCTGGGACACCACGGGGGCGCACGGCAATCCGATGGGCTTGACGCCGAATTTCGACCGGATGGCCGCAAGAGGCACCCATCTGGCTCATTCGTTTACCTGCCAGCCGGTGTGCGGTCCGGCTCGCTCGGCCCTACAGACTGGTCTGTACCCGACGACGACCGGCTGCTACCGCAACAACATCCCGCTCCCGCCGGATTCGCGGACGCTCGCTCACGAATTCCGGGATGCCGGGTACCGGACGGGTTACATCGGCAAATGGCATCTGGCTGCGGAGGAGCCGGTAAGCGAGCCGAAGCGGGGAGGGTACGAATACTGGCTGGCGGCCAACTCGCTGGAAAAAAGCTCGGACGCCTACGACACCGTCGTCTACAACAACGACAGTCGGAGGATCAAGCTTCCGGGTTACCGGGTGGACGCCTTGACCGACGCGGCGATCCGCTATATCGACGAGCGGAAGGAAGACGCGTTCTTCCTGTTCATCTCCTATCTGGAGCCGCACCACCAGAACCACTTGGACGATTACCCTCCGCCGGACGGCTACCGGGAACTGTTCACGGGCGGTTGGGTCCCGCCGGATCTGGCGTCGCTAAGTGGAACGGCTCACCAGCACCTGGGCGGCTACTACGGTATGGTGAAGCGGATCGACGAGGCGCTCGGCCGGCTGCTGGACGCGCTGAAGAGCCTGAAGCTGGACCGGAACACGATCGTGCTGTTCACGTCCGATCACGGCTGCCATTTCAAAACGCGCAACAAGGAGTACAAGCGCTCGGCCCACGAGAGCTCGATCCGCATCCCGACCGCGGTTTGCGGACCGGGCTTCGAAGGGGGCGGTCAGGTCCGCGAGCTAGTGTCGCTGATCGATCTCCCGCCGACGCTGCTCGACGCGGCGGGGATCGATATTCCGGCCATCATGCAGGGGCGTTCCGTGATGCCGTTGCTACGCGGAAGGAAGGACCCCGGGTGGCCGGACGACGTGTTCGTCCAATTCAGTGAGGACCATGTGGGACGGGCGGTGCGGACGCAGCGCTGGAAGTATTCGGTAGTAGACCGGACCCCGGATTCCGGTAAGCAGCCAGGATCTCTCCGCTATGAGGATGAGTGCCTGTACGACCTGCAGGCGGACCCGTACGAGCTGACCAACCTGGTGGGTTTGAGCTCGCACCGCGAAGTCGTGCGGATCATGAGGGAACGTCTGAACCGCCGTCTGGTCGCAGCCGGGGAGTCCGCCGCCGAATTCGTGTCGGCCTCGGAGCGTCCGGGCGGACAGCGTCGGGTGGCCGCGGAGGAGCTGGACCTGTGA
- a CDS encoding glycoside hydrolase family 27 protein — MTFEQEAKSAYQVQSAKGIHRLTPKPPLGWNSYDAYGCAASAETLAANLEAMAVRLKPFGYEYFVVDNGWFGEYDIPEGRRYPVVKHAADVHIDGYGRYQPSRCYFPNGLRPLIDRAHELGFRFGIHLMRGIPRKAVALDLPVLGTPYRAAEIADTASTCVWCHYNYGVNMDHPGGQAFYNSLVNQFAEWGVDFIKADDITGYPREIEALAGAIAQCGRDMALSLSPGGQTNKERMPVYVQANMLRTTTDIWDNRNDLDKAFAAWETYNDVRVEGFWPDLDMIPFGHLMLWNPREPGAAKTDDDNLELSGKGHERMSGLSRNQKRTFITVRALAASPLFMGGDLPTSDEEAFELITNREMLACNQNGVMGRLVHRGDGIDVWMTPSASEPGAGWIGVFNRTEEDRRVGLSRSELGLEAGAAYTFGSVWTHTEPWSDDGFQLDAAIGPDGVLFLAYRMAEGLPTQPREEERT; from the coding sequence GTGACCTTCGAGCAAGAGGCGAAAAGCGCCTATCAAGTTCAATCTGCGAAGGGCATCCACCGGCTGACGCCGAAGCCGCCTCTTGGCTGGAACAGCTACGACGCATACGGCTGTGCGGCCTCCGCGGAGACGCTTGCAGCGAATCTGGAGGCGATGGCGGTCCGGCTGAAACCGTTCGGCTACGAGTACTTCGTCGTGGATAACGGCTGGTTCGGGGAATACGACATCCCCGAGGGAAGGCGGTATCCGGTCGTGAAGCACGCGGCCGACGTGCATATCGACGGATATGGGCGGTATCAGCCGTCGCGCTGTTATTTTCCGAATGGGCTGCGGCCGCTGATCGACCGGGCCCACGAGCTGGGGTTCCGATTCGGTATACATCTCATGCGGGGCATCCCGCGTAAGGCCGTTGCGCTGGATCTGCCGGTCCTCGGCACGCCGTACCGGGCGGCCGAGATCGCAGACACGGCCAGCACATGCGTCTGGTGCCATTACAATTACGGCGTGAACATGGACCATCCGGGGGGCCAGGCGTTCTACAACTCACTGGTCAATCAGTTTGCCGAATGGGGTGTCGATTTCATCAAAGCCGACGACATTACCGGCTACCCCCGGGAGATCGAAGCACTCGCCGGGGCGATCGCTCAATGCGGGCGTGATATGGCGCTCAGCCTGTCGCCGGGAGGGCAGACCAACAAGGAGCGAATGCCTGTGTACGTACAGGCGAATATGCTGCGGACGACGACGGATATATGGGACAACCGGAACGACTTGGACAAAGCGTTCGCCGCCTGGGAGACGTATAACGACGTCCGGGTGGAGGGCTTCTGGCCCGATCTTGACATGATTCCCTTTGGCCACTTGATGTTGTGGAACCCGCGCGAACCGGGTGCCGCCAAAACCGACGACGACAACCTCGAGCTGAGCGGCAAAGGACATGAGCGGATGAGCGGCTTGAGCCGGAACCAGAAACGGACGTTTATTACGGTCCGGGCGCTGGCCGCGTCCCCGCTGTTCATGGGCGGCGACCTGCCTACCTCGGATGAGGAGGCGTTCGAGCTGATCACGAACCGCGAGATGCTCGCCTGCAACCAGAACGGCGTAATGGGCCGTCTGGTTCACCGCGGGGATGGAATCGACGTCTGGATGACGCCGTCGGCGTCCGAGCCGGGAGCCGGTTGGATCGGAGTGTTCAATCGGACGGAGGAAGACCGGCGGGTGGGCCTCTCGCGGAGCGAGCTGGGCTTGGAGGCGGGGGCCGCGTACACGTTCGGCAGCGTATGGACGCACACGGAGCCATGGAGCGACGACGGTTTCCAGCTCGATGCGGCGATCGGTCCGGACGGGGTGCTGTTCCTCGCTTACCGGATGGCGGAAGGCCTCCCGACGCAGCCAAGGGAGGAGGAACGCACATGA
- a CDS encoding HAD family hydrolase yields the protein MTVTIPGRGQLDLYHLVLDFNGTFALDGKLLPDVAERLQSLSRHLEIFVITADTNGTVRRECGHLPVTLTIAEAANQAERKEAFVRGLSPQGTVVVGNGANDARMFTAADLAFAVVGGEGCFTQTLLQSDIAVQKATDAFDLLLKHNRLIATLRK from the coding sequence ATGACGGTTACGATACCCGGAAGAGGACAACTGGATCTCTACCATCTTGTGCTTGATTTCAACGGCACCTTCGCGCTGGACGGGAAGCTGCTGCCCGATGTCGCGGAGCGGCTTCAATCGCTGTCACGCCATTTGGAGATCTTCGTCATCACGGCGGATACGAATGGGACCGTTCGCCGCGAGTGCGGGCATTTGCCCGTGACGCTCACGATAGCGGAAGCGGCCAATCAGGCAGAACGTAAGGAAGCGTTCGTGCGCGGCCTGTCGCCTCAGGGAACGGTCGTCGTCGGCAATGGCGCTAACGACGCCCGGATGTTCACCGCGGCCGATCTGGCGTTCGCCGTCGTCGGCGGTGAGGGCTGCTTTACGCAGACGCTGCTGCAGAGCGACATTGCGGTACAAAAGGCGACCGATGCATTCGATCTGCTGCTTAAGCACAATCGGCTAATCGCCACGCTGCGCAAATGA